A stretch of Dietzia lutea DNA encodes these proteins:
- a CDS encoding 3-isopropylmalate dehydratase codes for MSTYPPPPDLIESRVAWVFGDDFDIDLVVGVANIKSYDADHLRSVCMTAFDPGFVDRVRPGDIIVGGRNFGYGHPHYPPMVALRNAGIAAIVAESFSPGFWRGETFNGMPLITIEGVSEAVALHDEITLDWRTATLDTADGARIVGTPPNPRTVAIIEAGGSYQLLLAEHAPASQ; via the coding sequence ATGAGCACGTACCCGCCGCCGCCCGACCTCATCGAGAGCCGCGTCGCCTGGGTGTTCGGGGACGACTTCGACATCGACCTCGTCGTGGGAGTCGCGAACATCAAGTCGTACGATGCGGACCATCTGCGATCGGTGTGCATGACCGCCTTCGACCCCGGTTTCGTCGACCGCGTGCGGCCGGGCGACATCATCGTGGGAGGTCGCAACTTCGGCTACGGCCACCCGCACTACCCGCCGATGGTCGCGCTGCGTAACGCGGGCATCGCGGCGATCGTGGCCGAGTCGTTCTCGCCGGGCTTCTGGCGCGGTGAGACGTTCAACGGGATGCCGCTCATCACGATCGAGGGCGTCTCCGAGGCCGTCGCCCTCCACGACGAGATCACTCTCGACTGGCGCACCGCCACGCTGGACACCGCCGACGGGGCCCGGATCGTCGGGACCCCGCCGAATCCGCGGACCGTCGCGATCATCGAGGCCGGCGGCTCGTACCAGTTGCTCCTGGCCGAGCACGCCCCGGCCTCACAGTGA
- a CDS encoding MFS transporter — MTDVQQTSPASTVPPASPESTTPTPNPRLARRAALAGGVGTLIEYYDFGVYGFLAVFIAPLFFPSASPAASILSTLAVFGVAYVARPIGGIFFGRLGDRVGRRTALIASVVAMGVASTILGLLPTHAAIGVFAPILLVLVRLTQGFSAGGEIGGAATYIAETVPAHKRGLFGSFTPIGSTLGFAVAAAVVGAVTLGVGQENMAEWGWRIPFLIALPLAVVCLVIRMKLEDTPEFEAMAEKGELAKSPLLDVVRNNPWSVAKVVGVAIAMNGSGYIALTYFSVYLTNDLGFDRNAVSWTSAIAIALACLTFPISGALTDRFGRKPVLIAGYLSYIILAVPAFMVLGATGSIVVVGLVYFVYMVLNGVVQVPAFPLFTELFGRRVRYTGVALGFNIGTIIAGGTAPYFAAQLVAWTGSGMAPAYWVIGVCLIGLVTVSTIRETGKRALPA, encoded by the coding sequence GTGACCGACGTGCAGCAGACGTCCCCAGCGTCCACGGTCCCCCCGGCGTCGCCGGAGTCGACCACGCCCACCCCCAACCCGCGACTGGCGCGACGCGCGGCACTGGCCGGGGGCGTGGGCACCCTCATCGAGTACTACGACTTCGGCGTCTATGGATTCCTCGCGGTGTTCATCGCGCCGCTGTTCTTCCCGTCCGCGAGCCCGGCCGCGTCGATCCTGTCGACGCTGGCGGTGTTCGGCGTCGCCTACGTCGCCCGGCCGATCGGCGGGATCTTCTTCGGTCGACTCGGTGACCGGGTCGGACGACGGACCGCCCTCATCGCGAGCGTCGTGGCGATGGGCGTGGCCAGCACCATCCTCGGCCTGCTCCCCACGCACGCGGCGATCGGCGTCTTCGCCCCGATCCTGCTCGTGCTGGTCCGTCTCACCCAGGGCTTCTCCGCCGGCGGTGAAATCGGCGGCGCGGCGACGTACATCGCCGAGACCGTTCCCGCGCACAAACGCGGACTGTTCGGCTCGTTCACCCCCATCGGCTCGACCCTGGGCTTCGCCGTGGCGGCGGCCGTGGTCGGCGCGGTCACCCTCGGGGTGGGCCAGGAGAACATGGCCGAGTGGGGCTGGCGCATCCCCTTCCTGATCGCGCTGCCACTCGCCGTGGTGTGCCTGGTGATCCGCATGAAGCTCGAGGACACCCCGGAATTCGAGGCGATGGCGGAGAAGGGCGAGCTCGCCAAGAGCCCGCTGCTCGACGTGGTCCGCAACAACCCGTGGTCGGTCGCCAAGGTCGTCGGGGTGGCCATCGCGATGAACGGCTCGGGATACATCGCCCTGACCTACTTCAGCGTCTACCTGACCAACGATCTGGGCTTCGACCGGAATGCGGTGTCCTGGACCTCAGCGATCGCCATCGCGCTCGCGTGCCTGACGTTCCCCATCAGCGGCGCGCTCACCGACCGATTCGGGCGCAAGCCGGTGCTGATCGCCGGCTACCTCTCGTACATCATCCTCGCCGTTCCCGCCTTCATGGTCCTCGGAGCGACGGGCAGCATCGTCGTGGTGGGTCTGGTGTACTTCGTCTACATGGTGCTCAACGGCGTGGTCCAGGTCCCGGCGTTCCCGTTGTTCACCGAGCTGTTCGGCCGCCGGGTCCGCTACACGGGCGTGGCGCTCGGCTTCAACATCGGCACCATCATCGCCGGTGGTACCGCGCCGTACTTCGCCGCCCAGCTGGTCGCCTGGACCGGCAGTGGCATGGCGCCGGCCTACTGGGTGATCGGCGTGTGCCTCATCGGACTAGTCACAGTGTCGACCATCCGGGAGACCGGAAAGAGGGCGCTGCCGGCCTGA